In Mycobacterium sp. JS623, one genomic interval encodes:
- a CDS encoding SDR family NAD(P)-dependent oxidoreductase, which produces MSDLDGKVAVITGGANGIGLACAQKLSDEGANIVIADIDLAAAEKRADELPTDSLGVHLDVRDSASANELASTVLREYGRVDVLVNNAGMNIGARNTTDVTDEEFDLLMSINVRGTFTTTRALLPALIEQRGGSIINMSSICGQRGIALIAPYSASKFAIVGMTQSLAAELAQYDITVNSVHPGIVATDLHVKVVEEFSGLKGLSFEDGWDGFVSRIPLGRLQTTEDIGDMVAFLASPKARNITGSAFNVDGGLLLA; this is translated from the coding sequence GTGTCAGATCTTGACGGCAAGGTGGCTGTCATCACCGGCGGCGCCAACGGCATAGGTCTGGCCTGTGCGCAGAAGCTTAGCGACGAGGGGGCGAACATCGTGATCGCCGACATCGATCTCGCAGCGGCAGAAAAGCGAGCCGACGAACTGCCGACCGACTCACTCGGCGTCCATCTCGACGTCCGGGACTCCGCTTCTGCGAATGAATTGGCCTCGACGGTATTGCGCGAATACGGTCGGGTCGACGTCCTCGTCAACAACGCGGGTATGAACATCGGAGCCCGTAACACCACTGACGTGACCGATGAGGAATTTGACCTCCTGATGTCGATCAACGTGCGGGGCACGTTCACGACGACGCGGGCACTTCTGCCGGCCCTCATCGAGCAGCGCGGCGGGAGCATCATCAACATGTCGTCGATCTGCGGCCAACGAGGCATCGCCCTGATCGCGCCCTACTCGGCGTCGAAGTTCGCCATCGTCGGCATGACCCAGAGCCTCGCAGCCGAGCTCGCCCAGTACGACATCACCGTCAACTCCGTGCACCCCGGCATCGTGGCCACTGATCTGCACGTCAAGGTGGTCGAAGAGTTCAGCGGACTCAAGGGCCTCAGCTTCGAAGACGGATGGGACGGCTTCGTTTCAAGGATCCCGCTCGGCCGGCTTCAGACCACCGAGGACATCGGCGACATGGTGGCCTTCCTGGCGTCCCCCAAGGCTC
- a CDS encoding VOC family protein: protein MASGFSPITHLRHVGLAVPNYDQAVEFYTKVWGLLPIASDSGVTFFGTPADPEHYILRVREDRQKRLDLIAFAAESIGEVDLLAERLGRAGVKIDRDPAVMTTPGGGYGLRFFDLDGRLIEVSADVQQRPFRLLEERESIPRKLSHVVINSTDVHKTKAFYETHLGFRLSDWLGDLMCFMRSSSQHHILAISRAPSTSLNHISFEMRGLDEYMRGTGRMIRSGYRPLWGPGRHSAGDNTFSYFFDPLDNVIEYTTELELVDEATWEPTTYDPMRAETQDQWGTGGAMTEVMLPIMLKQRDDDGLWSPSPV from the coding sequence ATGGCTTCTGGATTCAGTCCGATCACGCATCTGCGGCACGTCGGTCTCGCTGTGCCGAACTATGACCAGGCTGTGGAGTTCTACACCAAGGTTTGGGGTCTGCTGCCAATAGCCAGCGATTCGGGGGTGACGTTCTTCGGGACGCCCGCTGATCCAGAGCACTACATCCTGCGCGTACGAGAGGACCGACAGAAGCGGCTCGACCTGATTGCGTTCGCGGCGGAATCGATCGGTGAAGTCGACCTCCTGGCTGAACGCCTGGGACGGGCAGGGGTGAAGATCGATCGCGACCCAGCCGTGATGACGACCCCGGGAGGTGGGTACGGTCTGCGGTTCTTCGACCTGGACGGCCGTCTCATCGAGGTCTCTGCGGACGTGCAGCAGCGCCCGTTCCGATTGCTCGAGGAGCGGGAGTCCATACCACGCAAGCTCAGCCACGTAGTGATCAACTCGACGGACGTCCACAAGACCAAAGCGTTCTACGAAACGCATCTGGGATTCAGACTGTCGGACTGGTTGGGCGATCTGATGTGCTTCATGCGCAGCAGTTCGCAGCATCACATTCTGGCGATCTCACGGGCGCCGTCGACATCGTTGAATCACATCTCGTTCGAGATGCGTGGGCTGGACGAATACATGCGGGGCACGGGCCGGATGATTCGCAGTGGCTACCGGCCGCTGTGGGGCCCGGGTCGCCACAGCGCCGGCGACAACACGTTCTCCTACTTCTTCGATCCCTTGGACAACGTGATCGAATACACGACCGAACTCGAACTCGTTGACGAGGCCACCTGGGAGCCAACGACATACGACCCGATGCGTGCTGAGACCCAGGATCAGTGGGGCACCGGTGGGGCCATGACCGAGGTAATGCTGCCGATCATGCTGAAACAGCGCGATGACGACGGACTCTGGAGCCCCTCACCGGTCTAG
- a CDS encoding LysR family transcriptional regulator: MDLRQVDLNLLVAFDVLMTEQNVTAAARKLSVGQSAMSSTLSRLRALLNDPVLERRGRTMFPTPLAEELVVPVREALSRFNSILTEPPVFDPERDRRSFTVMASEYAALAVLQPLLVELRNAAPHVELHVEPVSATFLDDMTADNVDLTIVPLAADSITDSFGYQTLYSDPYVIAVDAANPLVSSEITLEQFSSLPYLASSNGHSPTLVETQLDRLGIPRRLEVTTGFGLAPFVLRDTPLVTVLPASLASAVADGARLKLLTPPMALEPMVEAMVWACRNDDDPSHRWLRERLVDIASRKTWSPMPGVAR, from the coding sequence ATGGATCTTCGGCAGGTCGATCTGAACCTGCTCGTGGCGTTCGACGTGCTTATGACCGAGCAGAACGTGACGGCAGCTGCGCGCAAACTTTCGGTCGGACAGTCGGCGATGAGTTCGACCTTGTCAAGGTTGCGGGCGTTGCTCAACGATCCGGTGCTCGAGCGCCGGGGCCGGACCATGTTCCCGACTCCGCTTGCGGAGGAACTCGTAGTTCCGGTTCGAGAGGCACTGAGTCGGTTCAATTCGATTCTGACCGAACCGCCCGTCTTTGACCCTGAACGGGACCGCCGCAGCTTCACCGTGATGGCGAGTGAGTACGCTGCCCTGGCCGTGCTCCAGCCGCTACTGGTCGAGCTACGGAATGCAGCGCCGCACGTCGAGCTGCACGTCGAACCGGTGTCGGCCACCTTCCTCGACGACATGACAGCCGACAACGTCGATCTGACGATCGTGCCGCTGGCCGCGGATTCGATCACCGATTCCTTCGGTTACCAGACGCTGTACAGCGACCCCTACGTCATCGCCGTCGATGCGGCCAACCCGCTGGTCTCGAGCGAGATTACGCTCGAACAGTTTTCGTCGCTGCCCTATCTCGCAAGCAGCAACGGACATTCCCCCACGCTCGTCGAGACGCAACTGGACCGACTCGGCATTCCGCGGCGCCTGGAGGTGACTACGGGTTTCGGTCTTGCACCTTTCGTGCTGCGCGACACACCACTCGTCACCGTTCTGCCCGCCAGTTTGGCGTCGGCGGTCGCCGACGGCGCGCGGTTGAAGTTGCTCACGCCACCCATGGCGCTGGAGCCGATGGTCGAGGCCATGGTCTGGGCATGCCGGAACGACGACGACCCCAGTCATCGCTGGCTGCGAGAACGGCTGGTGGATATCGCCTCCCGGAAAACGTGGTCGCCGATGCCGGGCGTCGCGCGGTGA
- a CDS encoding LysR family transcriptional regulator — protein MSETGSAPHPSLAQLGRVDLNLLVAFEALMSERSVTGAAARLGIGQSAMSSTLARLRRLFKDPILVRQGRTMIATPLANALTSSVSSTLAELQVTLSSLGSFDPRVDEHAFSVVASDFAAAALLHPLLVEMSSTYPNIRVQIRTVSIDIPAEMLRGRVDVIVLPREVISAFPALWRDDVRREVLYRDRYVLAADAANRAVRSAMTVEEFSAMPYLAATFEDGRPSLGDTNLDVLGIPRRVEVSTSIAVAPFMLRDTTLVTLIPRTLATRMAKAANLQFIDPPMQLEPITETLIWLRRLDGDPAQAWFRDRLRTQAANLVATP, from the coding sequence GTGTCCGAAACCGGCTCTGCGCCACACCCGTCTTTGGCACAGCTGGGCCGTGTCGATCTGAACTTGCTGGTCGCGTTCGAGGCGTTGATGTCCGAACGGAGCGTCACCGGGGCAGCTGCGCGTCTAGGGATCGGACAGTCTGCGATGAGTTCGACCCTGGCGCGGCTGCGCAGGCTCTTCAAGGATCCGATTCTGGTGCGGCAGGGCCGAACGATGATCGCCACCCCACTCGCGAACGCACTGACCAGCTCGGTGAGCAGCACGTTGGCCGAGCTCCAGGTGACGTTGTCCTCCCTGGGCTCGTTCGACCCGAGGGTCGATGAGCATGCGTTTTCTGTGGTCGCCAGTGATTTCGCGGCGGCCGCGCTTCTTCACCCGCTGCTGGTCGAGATGTCGTCGACGTACCCGAACATTCGTGTGCAGATTCGAACGGTCTCGATTGATATTCCCGCTGAGATGCTGCGCGGACGTGTCGACGTGATCGTGCTGCCTCGAGAGGTCATCTCGGCGTTCCCTGCTCTCTGGAGAGACGACGTCCGTCGCGAGGTGCTCTATCGCGACCGCTACGTGCTGGCTGCCGATGCCGCCAACCGCGCGGTCCGTTCGGCGATGACGGTCGAGGAGTTCAGCGCCATGCCCTACCTGGCGGCAACCTTCGAGGATGGGCGGCCCTCTTTGGGTGACACCAACCTCGATGTCCTCGGCATACCGCGCAGAGTCGAGGTCAGTACCAGCATCGCCGTGGCCCCGTTCATGTTGCGCGACACCACATTGGTGACGCTGATCCCGCGGACACTTGCGACACGCATGGCCAAGGCCGCCAATCTGCAGTTCATCGATCCACCCATGCAGCTAGAGCCAATCACCGAAACGCTCATCTGGCTGCGCCGCCTCGACGGGGATCCTGCCCAGGCGTGGTTCCGTGACCGACTGCGGACGCAAGCAGCCAATCTGGTGGCTACGCCTTAG
- a CDS encoding dihydrodipicolinate synthase family protein translates to MAVYTRTEAREWAREKLIGAVNCTIPSFTSDLKSINEAGIRHDIRRAKEHGFLGTLGVSEVNITLPEYLEFLRIIRDEAGQDLVVVHHGSWSTLADNIEAVRGAEEAGADLVLLSYPPNFYPETEQEIYDYTKAVCDATDLAVILFPMYLWGFSPRIHPSDIPSRLIRRLLDDCPNIAVIKAEGGFPYIQGIIECHRLFGEEVVISVPIEADLIPLSQIIPIQLSATSDHEFYGPFIPRVMHLLADGKNDDAAELFWQTHPARKAKAALAPSLNGGAFINRQAWKFQGWLQGYNGGPLRQPTQRIHDGQMLALRKGLIDSGLDPSMDPLREFFVGRNPA, encoded by the coding sequence ATGGCCGTCTACACCCGCACCGAAGCCCGCGAATGGGCCCGCGAGAAGCTCATCGGCGCCGTCAACTGCACCATCCCGTCGTTCACAAGCGACCTCAAATCCATCAACGAGGCAGGCATCCGCCACGACATCCGTCGCGCGAAGGAACACGGCTTCCTCGGCACGCTGGGTGTCTCCGAGGTCAACATCACCCTGCCGGAATACCTGGAATTCCTTCGCATCATCCGCGATGAGGCCGGCCAGGACCTGGTCGTCGTACACCACGGAAGCTGGAGCACCCTCGCCGACAACATCGAGGCCGTTCGCGGCGCCGAGGAGGCCGGCGCAGATCTCGTGCTGCTGTCCTATCCGCCGAACTTCTACCCGGAGACCGAGCAGGAGATCTACGACTACACGAAGGCGGTGTGCGACGCCACCGATCTCGCCGTCATCCTCTTTCCGATGTACCTGTGGGGATTCAGCCCGCGAATCCACCCGTCGGACATCCCCAGCCGCCTCATCCGTCGCCTACTCGACGACTGCCCCAACATCGCCGTCATCAAAGCTGAAGGCGGGTTTCCCTACATCCAGGGAATCATCGAATGCCATCGTCTATTCGGCGAGGAAGTCGTCATCTCCGTGCCCATCGAGGCCGATCTGATCCCACTTTCGCAGATCATCCCCATCCAGCTCTCGGCCACCAGTGACCACGAGTTCTACGGGCCCTTTATTCCGCGGGTCATGCACCTGCTCGCCGACGGCAAAAACGATGATGCTGCCGAATTGTTTTGGCAGACGCATCCCGCGCGCAAAGCCAAGGCGGCCCTGGCGCCGTCGCTCAATGGTGGCGCGTTCATCAATCGCCAGGCGTGGAAGTTCCAGGGCTGGCTACAGGGATACAACGGTGGTCCGCTGCGTCAGCCCACCCAACGAATCCACGACGGTCAAATGCTCGCTCTCCGCAAGGGTCTCATCGACTCCGGCCTCGACCCGTCCATGGACCCGCTCCGCGAATTCTTCGTCGGCCGCAACCCGGCCTGA
- a CDS encoding NAD-dependent succinate-semialdehyde dehydrogenase, translated as MTSQVTTQRSSLGLADPSLFRSSSYVDGQWLSRDGGERLVVHNPSTGEPIADLPSAGADETQLAVEAAQRALPAWRGLSGKERSKVMRRWFELVRDNTEDLARLIVLEEGKPLAEAIGEMNYAASFIEWFGEEAKRVRGDVFPAPESSRRVVVLREAIGVSAAITPWNFPAAMITRKAAPALAAGCTMILKPAEQTPLTALALAELAERAGVPAGVLSIVVGDAREIGPVLTGSPIVRKVSFTGSTEIGRLLLAQSAETVKKTSMELGGNAPVLVFDDADLDQAVAGVIATKYRNTGQACISANRVYVQSGIYDRFAEALTRTVEDLVVGDGFDAGVQQGPLIDVDAVAKVEEHVANAANLGARVLCGGRRHARGGLFFEPTVLADVDSTMRITREETFGPVTPLIRFEDESDAIRMANDTEFGLAAYLFTRDAERTWRVSAALEAGMIGINTGLISNEIAPFGGVKQSGLGREGSVYGIDEYTEMKYLAWEGAGAM; from the coding sequence ATGACTTCTCAGGTGACCACACAGAGATCTAGCCTCGGTCTCGCCGACCCATCGCTGTTCAGGTCGTCCTCCTACGTCGACGGGCAGTGGCTCAGCCGCGACGGCGGCGAACGGCTCGTCGTGCACAATCCGTCCACCGGCGAACCGATCGCCGATCTGCCGTCGGCCGGCGCCGACGAGACCCAGCTCGCCGTCGAGGCCGCCCAGCGCGCATTGCCCGCCTGGCGCGGGCTGTCCGGCAAAGAGCGTTCGAAGGTCATGCGTCGATGGTTCGAGCTGGTCCGGGACAACACCGAGGATCTGGCGCGACTCATCGTTCTCGAGGAGGGCAAGCCCCTGGCCGAGGCCATCGGCGAGATGAATTACGCGGCGTCCTTCATCGAGTGGTTCGGTGAGGAGGCCAAACGCGTGCGCGGTGATGTTTTTCCCGCGCCCGAGTCGTCTCGTCGAGTCGTGGTGCTCAGGGAGGCGATTGGCGTGAGCGCTGCCATCACACCGTGGAACTTCCCCGCCGCCATGATCACTCGCAAGGCTGCCCCCGCACTGGCCGCCGGGTGCACGATGATACTCAAGCCCGCCGAGCAGACGCCGCTGACGGCACTGGCCCTCGCCGAGCTCGCTGAACGAGCCGGCGTGCCAGCTGGGGTGCTCAGCATCGTGGTCGGCGATGCCCGCGAGATCGGTCCGGTGCTGACTGGCAGCCCCATCGTCCGCAAGGTCAGTTTCACCGGCTCAACCGAAATTGGTCGGCTCCTGCTCGCTCAATCAGCGGAAACCGTCAAGAAGACTTCGATGGAGCTCGGCGGCAATGCGCCGGTCCTCGTCTTCGACGACGCCGATCTCGATCAGGCGGTCGCCGGCGTGATCGCCACCAAGTATCGCAATACGGGCCAAGCGTGCATCAGCGCCAACCGGGTCTACGTCCAGTCGGGGATCTACGATCGGTTCGCCGAAGCGTTGACACGTACGGTCGAGGACCTCGTGGTCGGTGACGGATTCGACGCAGGTGTCCAGCAGGGTCCGCTCATCGACGTCGACGCTGTCGCGAAGGTCGAGGAGCACGTCGCCAACGCGGCCAACCTGGGTGCGCGGGTGCTCTGCGGCGGTCGGCGTCACGCTCGCGGCGGCTTGTTTTTTGAACCGACGGTTCTGGCCGATGTCGACTCCACGATGCGCATCACCCGCGAGGAGACATTCGGACCCGTGACCCCGCTCATCCGGTTCGAGGACGAATCCGATGCGATCCGCATGGCCAACGACACCGAGTTCGGGCTGGCGGCATACCTCTTCACCCGCGACGCTGAGCGTACGTGGCGGGTCAGCGCGGCTCTCGAGGCGGGAATGATCGGCATCAACACCGGCCTCATCTCCAACGAGATCGCGCCCTTCGGTGGCGTGAAGCAGTCGGGTCTGGGCCGAGAGGGATCGGTCTACGGGATCGACGAGTACACGGAAATGAAATACCTCGCCTGGGAGGGCGCTGGCGCGATGTAG
- a CDS encoding ornithine cyclodeaminase family protein → MTLLLDDQAVRDSFGWARAIDALRAAYAGDVADSRYPERSMARGDGSWLRTLTGVSADNGLMGAKLIAASMKTRQVSYLIPLFDEHTAELVALIDGQSITGFRTAATSAVAADLLASPGELDVAVIGSGFEAKKHLRAITAARALSSVSVWSPRAESRSRFVADLDDLELPLSAAQDAESAVGAANLVICAARSRDESPTVRGAWLRPGTTVISVGSTLPEQHEVDVELLDRAELIVADMVDEVLHDTGDALAAKAAGVDLGPKTISLADLVAGRHPGRTSSDHILVYKSVGSAVQDIAVAAMCLAEARRLRLGVPLPISIPPVHK, encoded by the coding sequence ATGACGCTATTGCTCGACGACCAGGCCGTCCGCGATTCATTCGGCTGGGCACGGGCAATCGATGCACTCCGCGCTGCTTACGCCGGCGATGTCGCAGACTCCCGCTACCCCGAACGGTCGATGGCTCGCGGTGACGGCAGCTGGCTCCGGACCCTCACCGGGGTATCGGCCGATAACGGTCTCATGGGCGCCAAACTCATAGCGGCGTCCATGAAGACCCGTCAGGTGTCCTACCTGATCCCCTTGTTCGACGAGCACACCGCTGAGCTCGTGGCTCTGATAGACGGTCAGTCAATCACCGGATTCCGCACCGCCGCGACCTCGGCGGTCGCCGCTGACCTCCTGGCGAGTCCCGGCGAGCTCGACGTTGCCGTAATCGGCTCTGGCTTCGAGGCCAAGAAGCACCTTCGCGCCATAACGGCAGCACGCGCCCTGTCCTCGGTCAGCGTCTGGAGCCCCCGTGCGGAGAGCCGGTCTCGGTTCGTCGCGGATCTGGACGATCTGGAACTGCCACTGAGCGCTGCCCAAGATGCCGAGAGTGCAGTCGGCGCAGCCAACCTGGTGATCTGTGCGGCCCGTTCGCGCGACGAATCACCCACCGTCCGTGGTGCGTGGCTCCGGCCCGGAACCACCGTGATATCCGTCGGATCGACCCTCCCCGAACAACACGAGGTCGACGTTGAGCTACTGGATCGCGCTGAGCTCATCGTCGCTGACATGGTCGATGAGGTTCTGCACGACACCGGCGATGCGTTGGCAGCCAAAGCAGCCGGCGTCGATCTCGGGCCGAAAACCATCTCACTGGCAGACCTCGTGGCGGGCCGGCATCCGGGCCGCACGAGTAGCGACCACATCCTGGTGTACAAGTCGGTGGGCTCAGCGGTGCAGGACATCGCCGTCGCAGCCATGTGTCTGGCCGAGGCCCGGCGCCTTCGACTCGGAGTCCCGCTACCCATCTCGATCCCCCCCGTCCACAAATAG
- a CDS encoding aromatic ring-hydroxylating oxygenase subunit alpha: MTVITPTTASEVTRILDRVETELEKNRVPAEIWNDDAIFRAELDQVFGTCWVFVAHESEIPKAGDFVQRRIGLDPVIVTRDGTGGINVLSNYCRHRGTQVCQTDTGNSRFFKCPYHGWTYSNKGDLVGTPHMREAYGTRLDPKEWGLKRAPRVDVRSGFIFASLAQEGPSLDEYLGGGGWMLDILVNLAPGGVKVAGPPERYQINADWKAGAENFSGDAYHADSLHWSNEEVQMIQGLTANLEMMHAYELGDGHATLGFGWAKIGLPLWGYSPETVAQFDLSALDDAQRYVLETNPPTIGTIFPNFSYLRVASPTLPGGPPAVVTSFRVWQPIAPGKMELWNWQFVYECQSDQEKLDSYVTGQLTFGSAGNFEADDTVAWEGAARAAKSAWMQRENLSFNFEQAGRTTVDVTPDPDYHGPGIKRPTGFGEFNQLNFYRHWLAVMRGDASATTSEGRHSR; this comes from the coding sequence ATGACTGTCATCACGCCCACGACTGCCTCGGAAGTCACGCGGATCCTCGACCGCGTCGAGACAGAGCTCGAGAAGAATCGGGTACCGGCCGAGATCTGGAACGACGACGCGATCTTCCGCGCCGAACTGGACCAGGTCTTCGGCACCTGCTGGGTCTTCGTCGCGCACGAGAGCGAAATCCCAAAGGCTGGTGACTTCGTCCAGCGCCGCATCGGCCTCGATCCGGTGATTGTCACGCGCGACGGCACGGGTGGCATCAACGTGTTGTCCAACTACTGCCGCCACCGTGGCACCCAGGTGTGCCAGACCGACACCGGGAATTCACGCTTCTTCAAATGCCCGTACCACGGCTGGACCTACTCCAACAAGGGCGACCTCGTCGGCACGCCACACATGCGCGAGGCGTACGGCACGCGGCTGGACCCGAAGGAATGGGGTTTGAAGAGAGCCCCACGGGTCGACGTCCGGTCCGGCTTCATCTTCGCGTCACTAGCGCAGGAAGGTCCGTCGCTCGACGAGTATCTGGGCGGGGGAGGCTGGATGCTCGACATCCTGGTGAACCTGGCACCCGGCGGTGTGAAGGTGGCGGGCCCGCCCGAGCGGTATCAGATCAATGCGGACTGGAAAGCCGGCGCCGAGAACTTCTCCGGTGATGCCTACCATGCCGACAGTTTGCACTGGAGTAACGAAGAGGTACAGATGATCCAGGGGCTGACGGCCAACCTGGAGATGATGCACGCCTACGAACTTGGCGACGGCCACGCGACGCTCGGTTTCGGATGGGCGAAGATCGGCCTACCCCTGTGGGGCTATTCACCAGAGACCGTCGCTCAGTTCGACCTCTCGGCACTCGACGACGCTCAGCGGTACGTCCTCGAGACCAACCCGCCGACAATTGGAACCATCTTCCCGAACTTCAGTTACCTCCGCGTCGCCTCCCCTACGCTTCCGGGCGGCCCTCCGGCGGTCGTCACCTCTTTCCGGGTGTGGCAGCCGATCGCGCCGGGAAAGATGGAGTTGTGGAATTGGCAATTCGTCTACGAGTGCCAAAGCGACCAGGAGAAGCTCGATTCCTATGTGACGGGCCAGTTGACCTTCGGATCCGCCGGTAACTTCGAAGCGGACGACACCGTCGCCTGGGAGGGCGCCGCTCGCGCAGCGAAGAGCGCGTGGATGCAACGCGAGAATTTGAGCTTCAACTTCGAGCAGGCCGGTCGAACCACGGTCGACGTCACGCCAGACCCTGACTATCACGGTCCAGGCATCAAGCGTCCCACCGGCTTTGGGGAATTCAATCAGTTGAATTTCTACCGGCACTGGCTTGCCGTCATGCGTGGCGACGCATCCGCCACGACGAGCGAAGGGCGCCACTCACGATGA